Proteins found in one Pelobates fuscus isolate aPelFus1 chromosome 10, aPelFus1.pri, whole genome shotgun sequence genomic segment:
- the LOC134575270 gene encoding oocyte zinc finger protein XlCOF7.1-like: MSCVAVSTSSSKSLSRETTESEKVNLRDINTPIEHIQTEDPSPHIKEESDSREEGNLPDNYTPTEDAEIEYPSTLIKKKLASWEEKRLVDASVYTTKGDTQVDYTSKCESASNEKLILKNTDICICTDHKQTECPPDHIKEESALREASTKVYTCTEDKQMDYASNFKSVSHKKEILRDANNYTPTEHAQTEYPSTHVKEESTSYGVGNPIPLDLLTPTCHTGIQNRGNGHCFDGAKFPSTNVSLLKQHRVNKRSKLTSSDYIGLECFKQKSHFMTHKRAPTGDKAFSCSECGKCFTQMTTLKIHQRIHTGEKPFTCSECGKCFSQMTNLKTHQMIHTGVKPFSCSECGKCFVQKSNFKKHMNIHTRINYLDQDINNNFL, encoded by the coding sequence ATGAGTTGCGTTGCAGTCAGTACATCAAGCAGTAAATCTTTGAGTCGTGAAACTACAGAATCCGAGAAAGTAAATCTCAGAGACATTAATACGCCCATAGAACATATACAGACTGAAGATCCATCCCCTCATATTAAGGAGGAATCAGACTCACGTGAGGAAGGGAATCTCCCAGACAATTATACACCCACAGAAGATGCAGAGATAGAATATCCATCTACTCTTATCAAAAAGAAATTGGCTTCTTGGGAAGAAAAACGTCTTGTTGATGCTTCAGTTTATACAACCAAGGGAGATACACAAGTGGACTATACATCAAAGTGTGAATCCGCATCAAATGAAAAACTAATTCTcaaaaacactgatatttgtatATGTACAGACCATAAACAAACAGAATGCCCACCTGACCATATTAAGGAAGAATCAGCCTTACGTGAAGCCAGCACCAAAGTTTATACATGCACAGAAGATAAACAGATGGACTATGCATCAAATTTCAAATCTGTCTCACACAAAAAAGAAATACTCAGAGACGCTAACAATTATACACCCACAGAACATGCACAAACAGAGTATCCATCTACCCATGTTAAAGAAGAGTCTACTTCATATGGAGTTGGAAATCCCATCCCGTTGGACCTTCTTACCCCCACTTGTCATACTGGAATACAAAACCGAGGAAATGGTCATTGTTTTGATGGTGCTAAGTTTCCATCTACAAATGTATCGCTTCTTAAACAGCACAGAGTCAACAAAAGAAGCAAACTGACCAGTTCAGATTACATTGGACTTGAGTGTTTTAAGCAGAAATCACATTTTATGACTCATAAGAGAGCTCCCACAGGAGATAAGGCATtttcttgttctgaatgtgggaaatgctttACTCAAATGACAACTCTTAAGATACATCAGAGGATTCACACCGGAGAGAAACCATttacatgttctgaatgtggaaaatgttttagtcaaATGACAAATCTTAAGACCCATCAGATGATTCACACAGGAgtgaaaccattttcatgttcggAATGTGGGAAATGCTTTGTTCAAAAGTCAAATTTTAAGAAGCATATGAATATTCACACAAGAATTAATTATCTTGATCAGGACATAAACAATAATTTTTTGTAA